The segment TGATTCTGAAGGAGAAATGTTAAAATGAGCAATAAACAAGGTACAGTACTAGCAGTATGTATTGGAGACAGTCGGAAAAAACCTAAAAAGACAGTTGAAAATGCTGTACTTATTAAAGATTTTGGGATTAAAGGTGATGTTCATGCTGGCAGAGATCATAAACAGGTTAGTCTTCTTAGCCTGGTTAGCCTGGAAAAAAATAGAAAAGCAGGTTATGAGCTTAATTATGGAGACCTGTTTGAAAATATAGATTTCAAGGGAATTGCTGATTTATAC is part of the Atribacterota bacterium genome and harbors:
- a CDS encoding MOSC domain-containing protein, which produces MSNKQGTVLAVCIGDSRKKPKKTVENAVLIKDFGIKGDVHAGRDHKQVSLLSLVSLEKNRKAGYELNYGDLFENIDFKGIADLYKYPLGTFIRIGKEVILSITQIGKDHDVDIEVRGQKVRSIMPVEGIFTRVVKGGIVQAGDTIEVITEDD